The proteins below are encoded in one region of Belonocnema kinseyi isolate 2016_QV_RU_SX_M_011 chromosome 5, B_treatae_v1, whole genome shotgun sequence:
- the LOC117172508 gene encoding NKAP family protein isoform X1 → MSDVVSKQVSRSQDRSNTRVRKRKNSSASSASDSGLSPKRRNACSKDKRNTKSRRRSSSSGSSSSSSSTSRNSTGRKQLKAKASSNMSQKYSHSSRDRRNGGGVQIPGGGRDTYIREQRSYSQRESRYKVERYDRTFSNRLYGENQGGGGGGGGGGMRGMNYRQRGGNVNRNYRNFDDRRMRGGRDMNNRNYNNFNRPQQGRMNQGMNYEYRRRGAYQQRNNEPFVRDRYTQRQRFDKERPAQDYNNSSYKAEESRQYETSSRADHHHSHAIESRDKPKAVTSLEESSSSRPSEETLQKKKRSRSSSSSSSSSTESSSDSEESSSSESSSSSEDEKKRKKRKKMAKKLKKAEKKRKKKKLKKKLKKMKTKKEKPVKDKKKVGKLLEDGTTAVVEQPVVAEKAKAMAPMTKEQWEKKQSVVRKVYDKETGRQRLIKGDGEVIEEIVSRDRHKEINRQATRGDGEFFQSQLRVNQ, encoded by the exons ATGAGTGATGTCGTTTCAAAGCAAGTGTCGAGGTCTCAAGATCGTTCCAATACGAGAGTGAGAAAGCGGAAAAATTCGAGTGCGTCGAGCGCCAGTGACTCAGGTCTTTCCCCAAAACGTCGAAACGCCTGCAGCAAAGACAAAAGGAATACTAAATCCAGGCGTCGCAGCAGCTCTTCCGGCAGTTCCAGTTCTTCCTCGTCGACGAGTCGAAATTCCACGGGACGTAAGCAACTCAAGGCGAAGGCAAGTAGCAATATGTCGCAAAAATACTCTCATTCATCGAGGGATCGTCGGAATGGCGGCGGAGTTCAGATCCCGGGTGGCGGTCGAGACACCTACATCAGGGAGCAACGCTCGTACAGTCAGCGCGAGTCGAGATACAAAGTCGAAAGATATGATAGAACCTTTTCAAATCGCTTGTACGGCGAAAACCAGGGAGGTGGTggaggtggaggaggaggaggaatgAGAGGCATGAA TTACAGACAAAGAGGAGGCAACGTGAATCGAAATTATCGCAACTTTGATGATCGTCGTATGCGTGGCGGCCGAGACATGAACAATCGGAATTACAACAACTTTAATCGGCCCCAGCAGGGCAGAATGAATCAGGGTATGAATTATGAGTATCGGCGTCGTGGCGCCTATCAGCAGCGAAATAATGAGCCTTTTGTCCGAGACCGTTACACGCAGAGGCAACGATTTGATAAAGAGCGACCGGCTCAGGATTACAATAATTCGTCGTACAAGGCGGAGGAATCGAGGCAATATGAGACATCGTCGCGAGCAGATCATCATCATTCGCACGCGATTGAATCGAGAGACAAGCCGAAGGCGGTGACGAGTCTCGAGGAGTCGTCGTCGTCGCGTCCCTCCGAGGAGACACTGCAAAAGAAGAAAAGATCGCGCTCCTCGTCGTCCTCGTCGAGTTCGAGCACGGAGAGTAGCAGCGACAGCGAGGAGTCGAGCTCGAGTGAGTCGAGCTCGAGTTCCGAGGACGAGAAGAAGCGCAAGAAGCGGAAGAAGATGGCGAAGAAGCTGAAGAAGGCGGAGAAGAAGCGCAAGAAGAAGAAGCTGAAGAAGAAGCTGAAAAAGATGAAGACGAAGAAGGAGAAGCCGGTGAAGGATAAGAAAAAGGTGGGGAAATTGCTTGAGGATGGGACAACCGCTGTTGTCGAGCAGCCGGTTGTTGCTGAGAAAGCAAAGGCCATGGCACCAATGACCAAAGAGCAGTGGGAGAAAAAGCAGAGTGTTGTGCGCAAGGTCTATGACAAGGAAACTGGACGGCAAAG
- the LOC117172509 gene encoding fructose-bisphosphate aldolase-like encodes MAQMEEKCSCKSKVSGKSVQYNKLEPALRLELRTIVKALSLPGKGLLAADESPSSLGERFKLLDLENSETTRRDYRQMLFSTDKSILAQYISGILLHHETLYQKTSDNLEFVELLSQKCIIPGIKVDKGLVEIFGTEGEKTTQGLDDLQERCIQYKRDGCHFTKWRCVFKISDKLPSRLAIVTNSNVLARYATISQSARLVPIVEPEILNEGDFTLEKALDVHEEVLSTLFQVFKENNVYLEGMILKPAMVLPGTNSKLNFPPQTIAEYTITALQRTVPTAVQTILFLSGGQPDYTAFLNLNAINLYDSKKPWTLTFCFGRALQNEAMKVWNGDSTNILKAQEIFLARAKLCSQASEGQMEEDFSLNENQ; translated from the exons atgGCTCAAATGGAGGAAAAATGTTCATGTAAAAGTaaa gtttcaGGAAAGTCTGTTCAATATAATAAATTGGAACCAGCCCTCCGTCTAGAATTAAGAACAATTGTGAAGGCTCTAAGTTTGCCAGGAAAAGGTTTGCTTGCAGCAGATGAATCGCCTTCCAGTTTAGGAGAGAGATTTAAACTTTTAGATTTGGAAAATTCTGAAACGACTCGCAGGGATTACAGGCAAATGCTGTTTTCTACAGATAAG AGTATTCTTGCACAATATATCAGTGGAATTCTTCTTCATCACGAAACATTGTATCAGAAAACTTCTGATAATTTGGAATTTGTGGAACTTTTGAGTCAGAAATGTATTATTCCTGGGATAAAAGTTGATAAAGGCCTCGTAGAAATATTCGGAACCGAAGGAGAAAAAACGACTCAGGGTTTAGATGATTTACAAGAAAGGTGTATTCAGTATAAAAGAGACGGATGTCATTTTACAAAATGGAGAtgcgtttttaaaatttctgataaGTTACCGAGTCGATTAGCAATAGTTACTAATTCCAACGTTCTTGCTAG atACGCAACAATAAGCCAAAGTGCAAGATTGGTGCCGATTGTTGAACCTGAAATTTTAAACGAAGGGGATTTTACGTTAGAAAAAGCCCTTGATGTTCATGAAGAAGTTTTATCAAcgttatttcaagtttttaaggaaaataatgtttatttggAAGGAATGATTCTCAAACCTGCTATGGTATTGCCAGGAACAAATTCGAAGTTAAATTTCCCACCACAG actaTTGCAGAATATACAATAACAGCATTACAAAGAACAGTTCCAACAGCAGTGCAAACAATATTGTTTCTCAGTGGTGGTCAGCCAGATTATACagcatttttaaatctgaatgcCATTAATCTTTATGATAGCAAAAAACCTTGGACTCTCACTTTTTGTTTTGGTCGAGCTCTTCAG AACGAAGCGATGAAAGTTTGGAATGGAGATTCAACAAATATATTGAAGGCTCAGGAAATTTTTTTGGCAAGGGCAAAATTATGTTCGCAGGCTTCTGAAGGACAGATGGAAGAGGACTTTTCATTAAATGAAAACCAGTAA